In Rattus norvegicus strain BN/NHsdMcwi chromosome 3, GRCr8, whole genome shotgun sequence, a genomic segment contains:
- the Raly gene encoding RNA-binding protein Raly, translating to MSLKIQTSNVTNKNDPKSINSRVFIGNLNTAVVKKSDVETIFSKYGRVAGCSVHKGYAFVQYANERHARAAVLGENGRVLAGQTLDINMAGEPKPNRPKGLKRAATAIYRLFDYRGRLSPVPVPRAVPVKRPRVTVPLVRRVKTTIPVKLFARSTAISTGSAKIKLKSSELQTIKTELTQIKSNIDALLGRLEQIAEEQKANPDGKKKGDSSSGGGGGSSSGGGGSGNVGSGGSGGSGSSSSRPPAPQEDTASEAGTPQGEVQTRDDGDEEGLLTHSEEELEHSQDTDAEDGALQ from the exons ATGTCCTTGAAGATTCAGACCAGCAATGTAACCAACAAGAATGACCCTAAGTCCATCAACTCTCGGGTCTTCATTGGAAACCTAAACACAGCTGTAGTGAAGAAGTCAGATGTGGAGACCATCTTTTCCAAATATGGCCGTGTGGCTGGCTGTTCTGTGCACAAAGGTTATGCTTTTGTCCAGTATGCCAATGAGCGCCATGCCCGAGCAGCTGTGCTGGGAGAGAATGGGCGGGTGCTGGCTGGACAGACCCTGG acatcaacatggctggAGAGCCCAAGCCTAATAGACCCAAGGGGCTAAAGAGAGCAGCAACTGCCATATACAG GCTGTTTGATTATCGAGGCCGACTTTCTCCAGTGCCTGTGCCCCGGGCAGTTCCCGTGAAGCGACCCCGTGTTACAGTCCCTTTGGTTCGCCGTGTCAAAACTACAATACCTGTCAAGCTCTTTGCCCGTTCCACAGCTATCTCTACTGGCTCAGCCAAGATCAAGT TAAAGAGCAGTGAGCTACAGACCATCAAAACGGAGCTGACACAGATCAAGTCCAACATTGATGCCCTTTTGGGTCGCTTGGAGCAGATTGCTGAGGAACAGAAGGCCAATCCAG ATGGCAAGAAGAAGGGTGACAGCAGCAGTGGTGGAGGAGggggcagcagcagtggtggaggCGGCAGTGGCAATGTTGGTAGTGGCGGCAGCGGTGGCAGTGGGAGCAGCAGCAGCCGGCCACCAGCACCCCAAGAAGACACAGCTTCTGAGGCAGGCACACCCCAAGGAGAAGTCCAAACTCGAGATGATGGTGATGAGGAGGGACTGCTCACACATAGCGAGGAGGAGCTG GAGCACAGCCAGGACACAGATGCAGAAGATGGGGCCTTGCAGTAA
- the Raly gene encoding RNA-binding protein Raly isoform X1, which translates to MSLKIQTSNVTNKNDPKSINSRVFIGNLNTAVVKKSDVETIFSKYGRVAGCSVHKGYAFVQYANERHARAAVLGENGRVLAGQTLDINMAGEPKPNRPKGLKRAATAIYSGYSFDYDYYQDYYCARLFDYRGRLSPVPVPRAVPVKRPRVTVPLVRRVKTTIPVKLFARSTAISTGSAKIKLKSSELQTIKTELTQIKSNIDALLGRLEQIAEEQKANPDGKKKGDSSSGGGGGSSSGGGGSGNVGSGGSGGSGSSSSRPPAPQEDTASEAGTPQGEVQTRDDGDEEGLLTHSEEELEHSQDTDAEDGALQ; encoded by the exons ATGTCCTTGAAGATTCAGACCAGCAATGTAACCAACAAGAATGACCCTAAGTCCATCAACTCTCGGGTCTTCATTGGAAACCTAAACACAGCTGTAGTGAAGAAGTCAGATGTGGAGACCATCTTTTCCAAATATGGCCGTGTGGCTGGCTGTTCTGTGCACAAAGGTTATGCTTTTGTCCAGTATGCCAATGAGCGCCATGCCCGAGCAGCTGTGCTGGGAGAGAATGGGCGGGTGCTGGCTGGACAGACCCTGG acatcaacatggctggAGAGCCCAAGCCTAATAGACCCAAGGGGCTAAAGAGAGCAGCAACTGCCATATACAG CGGCTACAGCTTTGACTATGATTACTACCAAGACTACTACTGTGCCAG GCTGTTTGATTATCGAGGCCGACTTTCTCCAGTGCCTGTGCCCCGGGCAGTTCCCGTGAAGCGACCCCGTGTTACAGTCCCTTTGGTTCGCCGTGTCAAAACTACAATACCTGTCAAGCTCTTTGCCCGTTCCACAGCTATCTCTACTGGCTCAGCCAAGATCAAGT TAAAGAGCAGTGAGCTACAGACCATCAAAACGGAGCTGACACAGATCAAGTCCAACATTGATGCCCTTTTGGGTCGCTTGGAGCAGATTGCTGAGGAACAGAAGGCCAATCCAG ATGGCAAGAAGAAGGGTGACAGCAGCAGTGGTGGAGGAGggggcagcagcagtggtggaggCGGCAGTGGCAATGTTGGTAGTGGCGGCAGCGGTGGCAGTGGGAGCAGCAGCAGCCGGCCACCAGCACCCCAAGAAGACACAGCTTCTGAGGCAGGCACACCCCAAGGAGAAGTCCAAACTCGAGATGATGGTGATGAGGAGGGACTGCTCACACATAGCGAGGAGGAGCTG GAGCACAGCCAGGACACAGATGCAGAAGATGGGGCCTTGCAGTAA